One genomic region from Terriglobus aquaticus encodes:
- a CDS encoding ABC transporter ATP-binding protein yields MKPPSREDERASILSLLAPHKRSLVLAFLCIVGESAADVAQPWPLKIVIDNVIGHKQSHGWLFKLIRHTVGLDAHHILLFACAAVGVIAILDALCSYGDKYLTTSVGQWVTHDLRRSLYAHVQRLSMSYHDHSKTGDLISRVTSDIDSVQTFIVQGLLGILVNILTLIFMIAVMFHMNWRFTLVALSVVPVLFGIVFTYTRRAKKLSREVRQHEGKMLSVVQEVLGSMRVVKAFAREDYEVHRLEGESLETVEASLRARAMKARLVPMVDIVVAAGTCAVLYFGASFALEGGLSAGSMVVFLTYIGKMYKPMQELSKTMDTYTKADIGYERIQEVIGSVEDMRDAPNAKNAPPLKGFIDVEHVSFSYNEDRPVLHDVTMHVEPGHTVALVGPTGSGKTTLVNLIARFYDPTSGVVKIDGRDVREWKQRSLRSQISFVLQDTVLFSGTIWENIAYGRPEATKEEIIAAAEAANAAEFIDKLPQKYATTVGERGVMLSGGQRQRIAIARAIVRNSPILILDEPTAALDSQSEHLVFEALDRLMQKKTAIVIAHRLSTVRNANCIYVLKDGHILESGSHDDLMEREHGVYRQLYDIQFHSSEAEPALLA; encoded by the coding sequence ATGAAGCCTCCGTCCCGCGAAGATGAACGCGCGTCGATCCTAAGTTTGCTGGCGCCGCACAAGCGCTCCCTGGTGCTTGCCTTCTTGTGCATTGTGGGCGAGAGCGCGGCGGACGTGGCCCAGCCGTGGCCTTTGAAGATTGTGATCGACAACGTGATCGGTCACAAGCAGTCGCACGGCTGGTTGTTCAAGCTGATTCGGCACACTGTCGGTCTGGATGCTCACCACATTCTCTTGTTCGCTTGCGCCGCGGTGGGGGTGATCGCAATCCTGGACGCGCTCTGCTCGTATGGCGACAAATACCTGACCACCAGCGTGGGGCAGTGGGTCACGCATGACCTGCGCCGCAGCCTGTACGCGCATGTACAGCGGCTGAGCATGAGCTACCACGATCACAGCAAGACAGGAGACTTGATCAGCCGGGTCACGAGCGATATCGACTCGGTGCAGACCTTCATCGTGCAGGGCTTGCTCGGCATTCTGGTCAACATCCTTACTCTGATCTTCATGATCGCCGTGATGTTTCACATGAACTGGCGATTCACCCTGGTTGCACTATCGGTGGTTCCGGTGCTGTTTGGGATCGTCTTCACCTACACTCGCCGCGCAAAGAAGCTGTCTCGCGAGGTGCGTCAGCACGAAGGCAAGATGCTTTCCGTAGTGCAGGAGGTGCTGGGGTCGATGCGTGTGGTGAAGGCGTTCGCCCGAGAGGACTACGAGGTGCATCGGCTGGAAGGCGAATCACTGGAGACGGTGGAGGCTTCGTTGCGGGCTCGGGCGATGAAAGCCAGACTCGTTCCCATGGTCGACATTGTGGTGGCCGCGGGCACGTGCGCGGTCCTGTATTTCGGCGCCAGCTTTGCGCTGGAGGGTGGCCTCTCGGCTGGGTCCATGGTGGTCTTTCTGACCTACATCGGCAAAATGTACAAGCCGATGCAGGAGCTCTCAAAGACGATGGACACCTACACCAAGGCGGACATCGGGTATGAGCGCATCCAGGAGGTGATCGGCTCTGTTGAGGATATGCGTGACGCTCCGAACGCGAAGAACGCGCCCCCGCTGAAGGGTTTCATCGACGTGGAACATGTTTCGTTCTCCTACAACGAGGACAGGCCCGTGCTTCACGACGTGACGATGCACGTGGAGCCCGGCCACACGGTTGCCCTGGTCGGGCCCACGGGTTCGGGTAAAACGACACTGGTCAACCTGATCGCTCGGTTCTACGACCCGACTTCGGGTGTAGTGAAGATCGATGGGCGCGATGTGCGCGAGTGGAAGCAAAGATCGCTCCGGAGCCAGATCAGCTTTGTCCTGCAGGACACGGTGCTGTTTAGCGGGACCATATGGGAAAACATCGCGTACGGCCGACCAGAGGCGACGAAGGAAGAGATCATCGCGGCGGCGGAAGCTGCCAATGCGGCCGAGTTCATCGACAAGCTGCCGCAGAAATACGCCACTACCGTGGGTGAGCGCGGCGTGATGCTCTCTGGCGGACAGCGCCAGCGCATTGCCATCGCCCGAGCCATCGTACGCAACAGCCCGATCCTGATCCTGGACGAGCCCACGGCAGCCCTCGATTCGCAGTCGGAACACCTGGTGTTTGAGGCGCTTGACCGGCTGATGCAGAAGAAGACGGCCATTGTGATCGCTCACCGGCTTTCGACGGTACGTAATGCGAACTGCATTTACGTGCTCAAGGATGGGCACATCCTCGAGAGCGGGTCGCACGACGACCTGATGGAGCGGGAGCACGGAGTGTACCGGCAGCTGTACGACATACAGTTCCATTCAAGCGAGGCAGAACCGGCTCTATTGGCGTAG
- a CDS encoding phospholipase D-like domain-containing protein, whose amino-acid sequence MKLLIQPESGIEPLLEGLRSAKTSIHILIFRFDRSEVERALVEAVQRGVHVQALIAFTNRGEEKNLRKLEGRLLERGITVTRTADDLVRYHGKMFIIDRKELWLLAFNYTHMDITLSRSFALVVRTPEVVAEAVKLFEADANRQPYRPGCDDLVVSPANARTQLMEFIRGAKKQLLLYEMKISDHDFVQLLSEKSSQGVDVRVIGRSSVKGSVLNVRTLPFRLHARAILRDGKEAFLGSQSLRKLELEARREIGVIVHDSRTVHEMVQVFERDWQQSAPAMHGGIDTVLDVPARRVAKELAKHIHVAPVVEQVLERVMDRSSDVPFEPAEVAMTVRDAFREEVHDAVMNALREMASEVVGAPHPAGNVEEKGPEKAREDEGASRHRGEKRGHKSAKKHAGKH is encoded by the coding sequence GTGAAATTGTTGATACAACCCGAGAGCGGCATCGAGCCGTTGCTCGAAGGCCTGCGAAGCGCGAAGACGAGCATCCATATCCTGATTTTCCGATTTGACCGCAGCGAGGTGGAACGAGCGCTGGTCGAGGCCGTGCAGCGCGGCGTGCACGTTCAGGCGCTGATTGCCTTCACGAATCGGGGCGAGGAGAAGAATCTGCGCAAGCTGGAGGGCCGGCTGCTGGAGCGTGGTATTACGGTGACCCGGACGGCGGATGACCTGGTGCGGTATCACGGCAAGATGTTCATCATCGACCGCAAGGAGCTGTGGCTGCTCGCGTTCAATTACACGCACATGGACATCACGCTGAGCCGCTCGTTTGCCCTGGTTGTGCGCACGCCGGAAGTGGTTGCGGAAGCCGTGAAGTTGTTTGAAGCCGATGCCAACCGGCAGCCGTACCGCCCCGGGTGCGACGATCTTGTCGTGAGCCCGGCGAATGCCAGGACGCAACTGATGGAGTTCATCCGCGGCGCGAAGAAACAGCTGCTGCTGTACGAGATGAAGATCAGCGATCACGATTTCGTTCAGTTGCTGTCGGAAAAGAGCTCGCAGGGCGTCGACGTTCGCGTCATCGGTCGCTCCAGCGTGAAGGGAAGCGTGTTGAACGTGCGTACGCTGCCGTTTCGCTTGCATGCACGGGCGATCCTGCGTGACGGCAAAGAGGCGTTCCTGGGTAGCCAGAGCCTGCGCAAGCTGGAGTTGGAGGCGCGGCGTGAGATCGGCGTGATCGTGCACGACAGCCGGACCGTACACGAAATGGTGCAGGTGTTTGAGCGGGACTGGCAACAATCTGCACCCGCGATGCACGGAGGGATTGACACCGTTCTGGATGTTCCCGCGCGCCGCGTCGCGAAGGAACTCGCCAAGCACATCCATGTCGCGCCCGTCGTCGAACAGGTGCTGGAACGCGTGATGGACCGCAGCTCCGACGTTCCATTCGAGCCAGCGGAAGTCGCGATGACGGTGCGCGATGCCTTTCGGGAAGAGGTGCACGACGCTGTGATGAACGCCTTGCGCGAGATGGCGAGCGAGGTGGTAGGCGCGCCTCATCCCGCAGGGAACGTGGAGGAGAAGGGGCCGGAGAAGGCGCGGGAGGACGAGGGCGCATCGCGTCACCGGGGCGAGAAGCGGGGCCACAAGTCCGCCAAGAAACACGCCGGGAAACATTAG
- the glgX gene encoding glycogen debranching protein GlgX, with product MTSKSSYKVCEGIPVPRGAAWDGRGTNFALFSEHATRVELCLFDSTGKREIERIALPEYTNQIWHGYIEGVMPGTPYGFRVHGPYDPRNGLRFNANKLLLDPYATAHLGRLKWEPPIFGYTLETGDDTTFDTRDSAQFVPKCLVVDPAFDWSGQPGHLNRLRVGWDETVLYELHVKGFTRTHPALPDNLRGTYEGLGRPEIVDYVRSLGVTSIELLPIHTFVTDSHLHALKLTNYWGYNSIGFFAPDPRYAATPRRALQEFKEMVARYHDAGIEVILDVVYNHTAEGNELGPTLSFKGIDNPSYYRLLPSNPRYYINDTGTGNTVNVSHPRVLQMVCDSLRYWVEQTHVDGFRFDLGTILAREPNGFDNKSGFLKAVCQDPVLSMTKLIAEPWDIGPGGYQVGGFPPGWTEWNDKFRDTVREFWKGGGTARELSTRLMASPDLFDHQGRRPWASINFVTAHDGFTLNDLVSYDEKHNLENGEGNRDGSAHNHSWNCGVEGPTTDETINALRCRQRRNLLATLLLAQGTPMLLAGDEFGRTQLGNNNAYCQDNTLSWVDWSLLEANAPLHDFTRHLIALRKRYPILRRNLFLTSRTDEELDVRDLTWVNANGSEMDADAWKDSRTRCFGMLLDGRAQFTGIRQRGHEATILILFNDHYEACNFRIPTSSGGDTWTLVLDTAREMPPGENEAAETQQSESLRTIGARSIQVFVLQQSEA from the coding sequence GTGACGTCCAAAAGCAGCTACAAGGTTTGCGAAGGCATACCCGTGCCCCGTGGCGCGGCGTGGGACGGGCGCGGAACCAACTTCGCCCTCTTTTCCGAACACGCGACCCGCGTTGAACTCTGCCTGTTTGACAGCACCGGCAAGCGGGAGATCGAGCGCATCGCATTGCCCGAATACACTAATCAAATCTGGCACGGTTATATCGAAGGCGTGATGCCCGGAACGCCGTACGGCTTTCGTGTGCACGGACCTTACGATCCGCGCAATGGCCTGCGCTTCAATGCCAACAAGCTGTTGCTGGACCCCTATGCGACCGCACACCTGGGAAGGCTGAAGTGGGAGCCACCAATCTTCGGCTACACCCTCGAAACCGGCGACGACACCACCTTCGATACCAGAGACAGCGCGCAGTTTGTTCCCAAGTGCCTCGTGGTCGACCCTGCGTTCGACTGGAGCGGCCAGCCCGGCCACTTGAACCGTCTGCGTGTGGGCTGGGATGAGACGGTGCTCTACGAGCTGCACGTGAAGGGCTTCACCCGCACTCACCCGGCGCTGCCGGACAACCTGCGCGGAACCTACGAGGGGCTGGGCCGGCCGGAGATCGTGGACTACGTCCGTTCGCTTGGCGTCACCTCCATCGAGCTGCTGCCAATCCATACCTTTGTGACCGATAGTCACCTGCACGCCCTGAAGCTGACGAACTATTGGGGTTACAACAGCATCGGCTTCTTTGCGCCGGATCCTCGTTACGCCGCCACACCGCGACGCGCTCTGCAGGAATTCAAAGAGATGGTCGCGCGCTACCACGACGCGGGCATCGAAGTGATCCTGGACGTGGTCTACAACCACACCGCCGAGGGCAATGAGCTCGGTCCTACGCTCTCGTTCAAGGGCATCGACAATCCCAGCTACTACCGCCTGCTGCCCAGCAATCCACGCTATTACATCAACGACACGGGCACGGGTAACACCGTCAACGTGAGCCATCCGCGTGTGCTGCAGATGGTTTGCGATAGCCTGCGCTACTGGGTAGAGCAGACCCACGTCGACGGCTTCCGCTTCGACCTTGGGACTATCCTTGCTCGCGAGCCCAACGGCTTCGACAACAAGAGTGGCTTCCTAAAGGCGGTCTGCCAGGACCCCGTACTCAGCATGACCAAGCTGATTGCGGAGCCATGGGACATCGGTCCGGGCGGCTACCAGGTGGGTGGATTCCCGCCGGGCTGGACCGAATGGAACGACAAGTTCCGGGATACGGTGCGTGAGTTCTGGAAAGGCGGAGGCACCGCGCGTGAACTTTCTACGCGACTCATGGCATCGCCCGATCTGTTCGATCATCAGGGCCGGCGCCCATGGGCCTCCATCAACTTCGTCACTGCCCACGACGGTTTCACTCTGAACGATTTAGTCAGTTATGACGAGAAGCACAACCTGGAAAACGGGGAAGGCAATCGCGACGGCTCCGCGCACAATCACAGTTGGAACTGCGGCGTCGAAGGTCCAACCACGGACGAAACCATCAACGCTCTGCGCTGCCGGCAGCGTCGCAACCTGCTGGCGACGCTGCTGCTGGCGCAGGGAACGCCAATGTTACTGGCCGGCGACGAGTTTGGCCGCACCCAGCTTGGCAACAATAATGCGTACTGTCAGGACAACACCCTGAGCTGGGTGGACTGGTCGCTGCTGGAGGCGAACGCTCCGCTGCACGACTTCACCCGTCACCTGATCGCGCTGCGCAAGCGGTATCCCATTCTGCGCCGGAATCTCTTCCTCACCTCGCGCACCGACGAGGAACTGGATGTCCGTGATCTCACCTGGGTGAACGCGAATGGCTCCGAAATGGATGCGGATGCCTGGAAGGACTCGCGCACACGCTGCTTTGGCATGTTGCTGGACGGCCGCGCACAGTTTACCGGGATTCGCCAGCGCGGCCACGAAGCGACGATTCTTATCCTCTTCAACGACCACTACGAGGCGTGCAACTTTCGCATCCCGACCAGTTCGGGCGGCGACACCTGGACTCTCGTACTGGACACGGCTCGCGAAATGCCGCCAGGAGAGAACGAAGCAGCAGAAACACAGCAGAGCGAGTCACTGCGCACAATCGGCGCACGTTCGATCCAGGTGTTTGTGTTGCAGCAGAGCGAGGCCTGA
- the glgX gene encoding glycogen debranching protein GlgX, producing MNRTTLPGRPYPLGATPQRLGTNFALFSETATAVRVCFFDENGVETDCVPLKERTAFVWHGLVRDIKPGQRYGYRVEGPWDPANGMRFNSNKLLVDPYAKAIEGQVDWKKPIFAYDVASGDEMKFDPQNSADGVPKSVVVDPKFDWSGDCPPDTPLADSIIYEVHVGGFTKQNELVPEKLRGTYAGLASDASIAYLKKLGVTAVELLPVHHFIDEGQLVDKGLRDYWGYNTLGYFAPMSRYSSCGDDGCQVNEFKQMVKKLHSEGIEVILDVVYNHTCEGNGLGPLLSMKGIDNVNYYRRVPGKPQYYMDFTGTGNTLNLVHPQVLKLVMDSLRYWVTEMHVDGFRFDLASTLAREESAVSKLSGFFDVIHQDPILQNVKLIAEPWDVGDGGYQVGNFPVLWAEWNGKYRDTVRRFWKGDEGLLSDFAYRFTGSSDLYQGDGRKPSASINFITAHDGFTLTDLVSYNEKHNEANGDDNKDGADNNDSWNMGAEGPTDDQAINELRERQVRNFLTTLVLSQGVPMICGGDELGRSQRGNNNGYCQDNELTWYDWKLDVPRQRLMEFASKLIHLRRDHPNLRRRKFFQDRKIRGSVVRDIAWYGADGNEFSDANWNETWAKSIAILLNGQTLGVTDEDGKEVKDDSFLFLINAAPEGVEFKLPESPSKSQWRQVLDTQNLDDPFESCEFTEKVILGGRSIRVFRDGAK from the coding sequence ATGAACCGCACGACCCTCCCCGGAAGACCTTACCCGCTTGGCGCCACGCCACAGCGGCTTGGCACAAACTTTGCTCTCTTTTCCGAAACTGCAACGGCCGTGCGCGTGTGCTTTTTTGACGAAAACGGGGTAGAAACCGATTGCGTTCCCCTGAAGGAGCGTACCGCTTTTGTGTGGCACGGCCTGGTGCGCGACATCAAACCCGGACAGCGGTACGGCTACCGCGTGGAAGGTCCGTGGGATCCGGCAAACGGAATGCGTTTCAACAGCAACAAGCTATTGGTAGACCCGTACGCCAAGGCCATCGAGGGCCAGGTGGACTGGAAGAAGCCAATCTTTGCCTACGACGTGGCAAGTGGCGACGAGATGAAGTTTGACCCGCAGAACTCGGCGGACGGTGTGCCGAAGAGCGTGGTTGTCGATCCCAAGTTTGACTGGAGCGGCGATTGTCCTCCCGATACGCCTCTGGCTGACTCGATCATTTATGAAGTTCACGTTGGCGGGTTCACCAAGCAGAACGAACTTGTTCCCGAGAAGCTGCGCGGAACCTACGCCGGCCTGGCGTCGGACGCGAGCATCGCTTACCTGAAAAAACTTGGCGTGACGGCGGTGGAACTTCTGCCGGTGCACCACTTCATCGACGAAGGCCAGTTGGTCGATAAGGGTCTCCGCGATTACTGGGGTTACAACACGCTCGGCTACTTCGCACCGATGTCTCGCTATAGCTCGTGTGGCGACGACGGCTGCCAGGTGAACGAGTTCAAGCAGATGGTGAAGAAGCTCCACTCCGAGGGCATTGAGGTGATCCTCGACGTGGTCTACAACCACACCTGTGAAGGCAACGGCCTGGGACCGCTGCTGAGCATGAAGGGCATCGACAATGTGAACTACTACCGCCGTGTGCCCGGCAAGCCGCAGTACTACATGGATTTCACCGGGACGGGCAACACGCTGAACCTGGTGCATCCGCAGGTGCTGAAGCTGGTGATGGATTCACTGCGCTACTGGGTCACCGAGATGCATGTGGACGGCTTCCGCTTCGATCTCGCATCGACGCTGGCGCGCGAAGAGTCGGCCGTTTCCAAGCTGTCGGGCTTCTTCGACGTCATCCACCAGGACCCGATTCTGCAGAACGTGAAACTGATTGCAGAGCCGTGGGACGTGGGCGACGGTGGGTACCAGGTGGGCAATTTCCCGGTGTTGTGGGCAGAGTGGAACGGCAAGTACCGCGATACGGTTCGTCGATTCTGGAAGGGCGACGAAGGTCTGCTTTCAGACTTTGCATACCGCTTCACAGGATCGTCTGATCTGTACCAGGGCGATGGCAGAAAGCCGAGTGCGTCGATCAATTTCATCACGGCCCACGATGGATTCACGCTTACCGATCTGGTCAGCTACAACGAGAAGCACAACGAGGCCAATGGCGACGACAACAAGGACGGCGCCGACAACAACGACTCTTGGAACATGGGTGCCGAGGGCCCAACAGACGACCAGGCCATCAACGAACTGCGCGAGCGCCAGGTGCGCAACTTCCTGACCACGCTTGTGCTTTCGCAGGGTGTTCCCATGATCTGCGGCGGCGACGAACTGGGCCGGTCGCAGCGGGGCAACAACAACGGCTATTGCCAGGACAACGAGCTGACCTGGTATGACTGGAAGCTGGATGTTCCGCGGCAGCGGCTGATGGAGTTTGCCTCCAAGCTGATCCACCTGCGGCGCGATCACCCGAACCTACGTCGCCGCAAGTTCTTCCAGGACCGCAAGATTCGCGGGTCAGTGGTGCGCGATATTGCATGGTACGGCGCGGACGGCAATGAGTTCTCGGATGCGAACTGGAATGAAACCTGGGCGAAGTCCATTGCGATTCTGCTGAACGGACAGACGCTGGGCGTGACCGATGAGGACGGCAAGGAAGTGAAGGATGATAGCTTCCTGTTCCTGATCAACGCCGCTCCCGAGGGAGTCGAGTTCAAGCTGCCGGAGTCGCCTTCCAAGTCGCAATGGAGGCAGGTGCTGGATACGCAGAACCTTGACGACCCCTTTGAGTCATGCGAGTTTACCGAGAAGGTGATTTTGGGTGGCCGGTCCATTCGCGTGTTCCGCGACGGAGCTAAATAG
- a CDS encoding penicillin-binding transpeptidase domain-containing protein yields MAEPGPVRQLSRRPFLLFMGAAAIGLASPSRFALASTLRQPTMVDIDLESGADHVVGTDGNVASVPGSALKPMVLLIALRLGVITPQTRIACTGSLRIAGRNLACSHPVGLGVLDAEEALAYSCNTYFARVAQQLPSAALHAGLQRYGVFVAASLGRPEDRALVALGLEGVSVTPLQLARAYTQLARDLEIASTEDDTVRRGLLGSVEYGMAHAAKTPGMVLGGKTGTAHDPAPLLQHGWFAGMTFAPGTPIRPMRVVAVYVPGGTGNDAAGAAHRYLERKR; encoded by the coding sequence GTGGCAGAACCAGGGCCGGTGCGGCAACTGTCGCGCCGGCCCTTTCTGCTGTTCATGGGTGCAGCCGCGATTGGGCTTGCATCGCCGTCACGCTTTGCGCTGGCCAGTACTCTTCGTCAGCCTACGATGGTCGACATCGATCTTGAAAGTGGAGCGGACCATGTCGTCGGAACAGACGGAAATGTCGCATCGGTCCCGGGATCGGCGCTGAAGCCCATGGTTCTGCTGATTGCGTTGCGGCTCGGTGTAATCACACCGCAGACACGAATCGCATGCACCGGAAGCCTGCGCATAGCGGGCCGCAACCTCGCCTGTTCGCATCCCGTCGGCCTTGGTGTGCTCGATGCGGAAGAGGCGCTGGCGTACTCGTGCAACACTTACTTCGCGCGGGTGGCGCAGCAATTGCCGTCAGCGGCGCTGCATGCGGGCCTGCAGAGGTATGGAGTCTTCGTCGCGGCATCGCTTGGCAGGCCAGAAGACCGTGCCTTGGTTGCGCTCGGCCTGGAAGGCGTGTCGGTCACGCCGCTTCAGCTTGCACGTGCTTACACGCAACTGGCTCGTGACCTGGAGATCGCTTCCACAGAGGACGACACCGTACGGCGTGGGTTGCTCGGTTCTGTCGAATATGGGATGGCCCACGCCGCCAAGACGCCCGGCATGGTGCTGGGCGGAAAGACCGGCACTGCTCACGACCCCGCGCCGTTGCTGCAGCACGGATGGTTTGCCGGCATGACCTTCGCTCCGGGAACGCCGATACGTCCGATGCGTGTGGTTGCCGTCTATGTTCCAGGCGGTACGGGGAATGATGCAGCGGGAGCGGCGCACCGATACCTGGAACGGAAGCGCTAG
- a CDS encoding SpoIID/LytB domain-containing protein — protein sequence MLLLLHGMLLRVAIAAPRAENVTVLLFQTEQVEQLHLRFSGATLRTCPTCTQQSGAVSLDLRRQGNLMLDASNRPLRFVELHGKVAVDTSGHHHAEAAGRWRIDVVHDRLRVRLDVSSERYVEAVLTAEADPQEPVESLKALAVVTRSFAATASGRHEGDALCDTTHCQTLRFEPVRQSIRDAVWATSGETLWYGARQVPAYFSQHCGGFTEDAAAAWGGQVRPWLSAHADPWCMRVPAQWHASLPEADIRRAVQSEGITIPGAIQQIAPLSQDASGRIQQLRLRFAGGTQTVRAATFRFAVDRNLGWNQIRSDRYQVQRAGEKFVFDGSGFGHGVGLCQTGAAAMARAGKSYRDILRTYFPGTVVRISRSDAGWVDVPANGFTLRVTQRDGALAEDATGAFAEARMRWEQPVTVHPTLTVFPTTKAFREATGEPGWALAATTGDRIATQPADVLRTHGGARSLFRHEFLHSFVETEASHTAPLWLREGLVAALNGESCRDAPAWTGEQVSTALRSPGPQETSQRAHRAACALALRYLREHGLAATHSLLQQR from the coding sequence GTGCTTCTGCTGCTGCATGGGATGCTGCTGCGGGTGGCGATTGCCGCTCCACGTGCGGAGAATGTAACGGTCCTGCTGTTCCAAACAGAGCAGGTGGAGCAACTGCACTTGCGATTCTCCGGCGCGACCCTGCGAACCTGCCCCACCTGTACGCAGCAAAGCGGAGCCGTTTCGTTGGATCTGAGACGGCAAGGAAACCTGATGCTGGATGCATCGAACCGTCCTCTCCGCTTCGTGGAGCTACATGGGAAGGTGGCGGTTGACACGAGCGGTCATCATCATGCCGAGGCTGCAGGACGTTGGCGAATCGATGTCGTCCATGATCGGTTGCGCGTGCGGTTAGACGTCTCGAGCGAGCGGTATGTCGAGGCGGTGCTGACCGCCGAGGCGGATCCGCAGGAGCCTGTCGAGTCGCTGAAAGCGCTGGCCGTTGTGACGCGATCGTTCGCCGCGACCGCCTCGGGCAGGCACGAGGGTGATGCGTTATGTGACACGACACATTGCCAGACACTTCGTTTCGAACCCGTGCGGCAGAGCATACGCGATGCTGTGTGGGCGACCAGCGGAGAGACGCTCTGGTACGGCGCGCGGCAGGTGCCGGCGTACTTCTCGCAACACTGCGGTGGCTTCACGGAAGATGCGGCCGCTGCGTGGGGCGGGCAAGTGAGACCGTGGCTCTCCGCCCATGCGGACCCATGGTGCATGCGCGTCCCTGCACAATGGCACGCTTCCTTGCCGGAGGCGGATATCCGACGAGCGGTCCAGTCAGAAGGCATCACCATCCCAGGCGCAATTCAGCAGATTGCACCTCTGTCTCAGGATGCGAGTGGAAGGATCCAGCAGCTTCGTCTTCGATTTGCGGGAGGCACACAAACGGTGCGGGCAGCCACCTTCCGCTTTGCGGTTGACCGCAACCTGGGTTGGAACCAGATTCGAAGCGATCGATACCAGGTGCAGCGCGCGGGCGAGAAGTTCGTTTTCGACGGGTCGGGGTTCGGGCACGGCGTAGGGCTGTGCCAAACCGGCGCAGCAGCGATGGCTCGGGCAGGGAAGAGCTACCGCGACATCCTGCGGACGTATTTTCCCGGGACAGTCGTTCGAATCAGCAGGAGTGATGCCGGATGGGTTGACGTACCGGCGAACGGCTTCACGCTGCGCGTAACTCAGCGTGACGGCGCGTTGGCTGAGGACGCGACCGGCGCGTTTGCCGAGGCCCGAATGCGCTGGGAGCAGCCGGTGACGGTACACCCCACGCTGACCGTGTTCCCAACCACGAAGGCCTTTCGCGAAGCGACAGGCGAGCCGGGCTGGGCGCTGGCCGCAACAACGGGGGACCGCATTGCGACGCAACCGGCGGACGTTCTACGGACGCATGGCGGCGCGCGATCGCTGTTCCGGCACGAGTTCCTCCACAGCTTTGTCGAGACGGAGGCGTCGCACACAGCGCCGCTATGGTTGCGTGAGGGCTTGGTGGCCGCTCTCAATGGCGAGTCTTGCCGGGATGCACCCGCGTGGACAGGCGAGCAGGTGAGCACAGCACTCCGCTCCCCGGGCCCCCAGGAGACATCGCAGCGAGCCCATCGTGCGGCATGCGCGCTGGCATTGCGATACTTGCGGGAGCATGGCTTAGCGGCGACACACAGCTTGCTGCAGCAGCGCTAG